The sequence TCTAAATGCACATCGTTTGGCGTAAGTTCATGGTTTTTAGCATCAATCGCTGATCCAAGATTCCCAGAGTTTCTGCTAAATATTTTGCCTGAGAATTCCTCTTGAAGTTCCTTTTTAATTAACACATTAAAACAGTGTTATGCAACTTCTGAAGGCACtcgtttttgatttttttaaaagtcggTCAAAAGGAATTTGAAGGTTTTACAAGACCCCATTGCAGCCAGAAGGGGTCGTTTAACAAACACCAGAACTCTGATGCTTTACATTTCAAAAACGAACGGCCTCTCCCCAAAGTTCAAGCTTTACGGCACATGCATGACTGCTGAGCTAACATTTATCAATGTATGTCATGACACTAACACAGTCCTGTTAGAATCTGAGTCACGGCAGAACCAGTAAGAAGAAGAGGTTATTTTTACAGGCTTTGTGTTTACTGTTGTGCTGTATAAATGATTACATTATTCTTGTTACATTGTGTGCTTTGACGTGGTTCAGACTTGGTAAACATGATAGGTAGTTACTGGCAGCCAGTTTGCAAGTAGGAGTTCCTGAACTTCACGAATAGCTCAGACCGTAGCAGCAATTTACAGTGAGTACTCTGAAGACAGAAGTGGTTTATTTCCCTTTGGAGATTATCTGCATGACatgcaacatttttattgacaaagacattccgtttatttttttaaatccagagaGGTTTGAAATGATTGCAAACAGTTTCCTGCTGTAAAAGAATCTTGATTTTGTGTCACTCACGGAGGGTCGTGATGGAGACTCTTTGGTTATCTGGCTTTCTAAGGAGTGGACTCTGTCCTGCAGGATGTTGTTCCTCAGCACAAGACTCTCCATGGCGTCATCACGGGGTACAGCCTGGTGCTGTCTGTGTggtcaaatgaaaagaaagagtCCTGCTCTGTTACATAACTTCCAGTAATCCCATAATACGCCACAGCATGCTGTGAGTGATGACTTCTTTCATAACGGGTATTTGGCTACGGAGGGTTGGCTGTTTTTAATGGCAAAGCTTTGGCATAGGCTGGCATCAGGTACAATTACAGGATGTTTTGACTTAGGAAGTTCATAATGACTCTGCCAAACATACTTGTGTAACTGAGGAAGGAGGGCttaagtgtgtgtgcgtgtgtgtgtgtggctgctCCTCGCTTCGCAGTCACTCATAAACCTGCTTCAAACGTGGTCTTCAGGGCGTGTTTATcgttaaaattattttctataACAAATGTTTAATCTGTGTTTATAAAATCTAAGTCTAACAGGGCAGATGTATGcacataaaaaagacagttcACATTATATTTTACTACACTTAACATTAGAGTTAATGACGGCTAATTTTTGTAAATGTCTGTCCAGATCGTGCCATTGCTAACCAGAAATACCACATTGGCTCCATTCATGGTTCACGTTTCTATAAAAAGCATGTCAACAGTTCAATATATTAAGAAATCAACCTAAAACatcattgtttattttgtgctttgattcaaaatgctgttaTTTGAAAAGGTTTGCTTCTCTCACACTTTAACtcaagaaatttaaaaagaaaaaacatatttctattaaaaaaaagaggtgagTTTGTCTTACCGGGTGAGATTTACACAAGTAAGTTAATGAGTGTACTTCTGTGTTCAGTTTGAAGAACCAGAAGAACAGTCATTGTGGACATTGGCTGACAATGATTAGAGCTGTGGGTATTGGATGGACAGAGTTTGATGCATttcaaaaacagactgaaaacaACATAAACGGCACATTTTTAATCCACCTCACTCTTCGGTTTGgcagttaaaaagaaaacatttttatatcaaACATGCTCTAAACCTCATTTAGACAATACAATTTTTAGTAGAAAATGTGTGGATaggataaatataaatgaaatcaATCTAGacccaaaaaaaagtcaactcaaaatttaaacttttacatTCTGTGTTTCTCGTAGTAAATGAAGTAGTatgattttaaagacccactcccatcatcttttgatctgttgtaaaagcgttctcaCTGGTCTTTGAAGTATgatttttttagtcaaaatcccaaaacctgtattgttttctaggacatagtttctgcagagcagcaggagttcattacaaattcgCCTTGAAGgaattattttttgtggttcttatttctcctaggtttttatcttatctttatttctttgaaggttttctttcaggtttactgtgtgtgggtttcagtcatttcaattaaaagggacttcctgataattgcatatgtaaagaggttttCGTGCTGCAGCTGCAAACTCATCACCctccaggagaaaacagtctttgatcttctaagaccaTCTGGAAGCCTTAACTGTAGATCTGACCTGGACCAGAATTAAATTGTCTCCAGGATTCAATTTAAATCATGGGAAACCCTGGAGGTGCCAACTCGCATGAGAAGGACAAAGGGTTGGGACTGACTGCCTGCGGAGAGGGATCCGGGCGGCTGTGCTGGACCCCCATGGGGACACCGTTGGTGGTCGGACAGTGGTCCGTCTTTGAAATAACCCCCCTGGACGTTTGAAGCAGGAAGCCAGGACCAAATGCTGTAATTCCAAATATGGACTAACGGAGgtaggcaggctccctgccagccaatcctAGCGTCCAGAGGGGGAGTCTGGACACCATGCTGTGCTAcgaaggaggaggctgaaaccgagatgttaaaacagctggacggaGGAACTTTCCTTTGTTCCCAACAGACTGACACGTTAAGACGTTTGTAATTCGGCGCTGTGTaagctctgaaactttgggaacccagatgatctgttttattttgttttactctgtttttagaaatattgttagggaataaatatgttaaacttaatccggccgaatcccgtggttttctccttctcgactttattgaacatgcaacaaggaaagtaatctcaaagcgacagattatgtTTTCCAACAGCCTCCAAAATTGTGGGAGGGAGTGTTGACTCAGAGCAACCTCTACCCCCGACACCCCTACATTCACTAATCGTCACAACTAAGCtcttttttcaaacggcatttttcaTTTGCTACTCCTGATTCGCaataatatgaataaataaatactcagatattcaattttaagcttaattttcttcgtATTTaccctccatcgtgagaaaattgccaacaagaacatgttaaaaacacccaaaccacgattttcattagagtgggtctttaagcaaagGTCAAATTCTGCAGCAGTTTTGATTCAGTAAAACCAGTTTCCTGACCTTTGCCCTCACCTCTGAGTCAAATAAAACCTGGTATTGATATGTTTTTGAAACCTTGACCAAATACTGAAGTGCAGCTGCAAACACCGCACTGGATGCTGAATGAAAGTGTCAGAATGAAAGACTTCACTGGGAGTACCTCTCTAGGATCAGGTTTGCTGAGTCAAAAAGCAAACCAGAGAATTAGAAGTGCCTGGAACATCACACAGTCTACTGTCACCAAACCATTGGATATCTGAGCAGGAGGCTGGGGAGCCCACATTTGATATATCTGGACCTAAACTATTTCCTCTGTGAGATGTAGGGAAATAAGAATGCATGCATGCTTTCTGCATGTATAGTTCCAGAGTGAAGCGAGACAGGGTGTGATGTTTACTTAAATGAAACTGCGTTACATTCAACCTGAACAGTCCAATCCAATAATGCTGTGATTTGTACTCAGTGAAACTCAATTCCCaagaaaaattcagaaattGCTTTGATGACAACCGTTTTGGGTCAGTAACCACAGCTAAGAGAATGGATGGAGAAGGCAGAATCTCTTATGCCTCAGTCACATGGACCTCTGTGAGGGTTGACCTGGTGCTGCAGGTCTTTCAGTTGTCCGGGCgcatggagggttgtagagagctgccgccacatcttaaagggggcacaggtgtgccttgcagttcctttgaggctcatatggccacctcaagggatgtcatgaaaacgGAATGTATGATGGTCGTGCATGTTGTAAGTGTATGTTTAGTTAGTAAGGATAATGTCAGCTTCACTCTCTTATGAGGTATGGTTGATGCTGTCATACGACGCCCTGATGCCGCTCTAGTCGTTAGTGAGGTGCACACACTGGCTCCTTTCTTACCACGCACAAATGCTGCAGGAAcgaggtgtgcaggtgatatgcAGATGTCCGTAGGATGCCAACACACACTACACTCCATCTAATTACCTCCTTTCTTAAGTCATTCAAGAAGcgcacacttatcacttgaacagcactaacggccTCCTTGTGCAGTGCACAGGTCTTTTTTTCAGGGGTCAGTATGACCTGCCTGCGTTTTTTCTACTTCCCCTGTATATTTCATGCGGGCCACCTGCGTGCCACGCACAGGTTTGCTAActttttgcccacagacagcccgtatccacccgtgggggcagttgtgactgaggccTTCCACACAGTAATAAAAACTGTCTGGACAGTAGAAAGAGCTTTAGAAAAGATACATGCATACTTTATAGATGCCAGCTCTGTCTCCAGCTCGGAGttcttcttcttcagctcctccgtCTCCTTCTCCAGTTCAGTAAATCGCACCCCCACCACCTGGTCTGCAGTCACACCTCGagctttcagcttttttttgcagCGCAGCCTTCTCTTGCTCCAGTctgcatttgaataaaaaaggacaCGCATGTCGGACGTTGAGGATCTGTTGTCTCAGCCAACAGATACTCAGTGTCTATATGGCGATGATGCACACACTGACCTGGAATAAAGGTCCCTCAGAGTGCTAAGCTGCTTTGACAGGGactcattttctgtttctttcacCTTCAGGAAACTCTTTACCTTCTCCATTTTGGCCTGCCATTTCTTGCTCTCCTCCCACCGCACAATTTCTTCTTTATTCTGTCAAAGAGGGAAGTAATCCTGCGGATAAGCTGAATATATGTCAGCTGGTAATAAATCATTGTATAGTAGCTTTTAGCCTTGTTCTGAAAACTGTAACAAGTGCAACAGTAGGTGAGTAGGTGTGTTGGATGTCTCCaggcatttttttccaattctgGTTCAAGAATGTAAAGCAGCACAAAGGCAAAAGCAAAAGTCTAAATGAAATACAGATGGAGGATGTGGTATCTATTAAATACACTGGCTCAAGTCAAGTCAAGCCCACCTCTGGTCTCTGCTGC comes from Oryzias latipes chromosome 4, ASM223467v1 and encodes:
- the LOC101167767 gene encoding LOW QUALITY PROTEIN: centrosomal protein of 290 kDa (The sequence of the model RefSeq protein was modified relative to this genomic sequence to represent the inferred CDS: deleted 1 base in 1 codon) — protein: MLLKDCCLSSLYLPQRDVVPCQQSWLSGFVLQNQAEPDDRVQGVENLQNKIRRLEAELQKSSELKENHGKNKEEIVRWEESKKWQAKMEKVKSFLKVKETENESLSKQLSTLRDLYSRLEQEKAALQKKLKARGVTADQVVGVRFTELEKETEELKKKNSELETELASIKQHQAVPRDDAMESLVLRNNILQDRVHSLESQITKESPSRPSTSGRGTGTERPRPFKGKPPTGL